CCACCCTTGGTTTTAATCTTATAGTTGCACATTGTGAATTGAGGGAAGGGTATTATGTATGCGCTGTGCTTTAGGGTGGTCCTACTTACTGTTAACACCTAGGGATTTATCATGGGGCAGAGATGAACTAAGAGTTTGctaataataaatgttaatgaAACTAGAAGACCTTAACTTTTCATTTGACTTATTGCTTAAAAAGTGACATCAGAAAAAAGGATCTAGCATATTTCAGCTTTAAAATGAGCTCCAATATCCATCACAGATTTGATCAttcatgtttgcttaatttgatgCTAGTGGGCACATTTCAGACTGAAAGCTCTctgcaaaatttgtttttttgagtAGCTGAGAGGATCTTTATCAAATTGGGCAAGCATTGTTGTGAGCTCCACAAGTAtattatgttgttgtttttgttttttttcactgtgtggtTCAAGTATCATCTTAAGCAAGTGCAACTtagttacaaaaaccaatataCTCAATTTTCTCCTGTCTGTTTCTATTGCGGAAAGCATTTGTTTTCAGACCGTGACTCATATGAGTGGTTCAAGCCTAATCCTTCCGTTTCCGTTCTGGATATTAAGGCTTCATCCTTTCTGAAACCTCATTATTTACCTACTATTTCTTACACACACATAAagctctgaaaaaaaaatcttatatgcaaagaataagaaaaaaaagcaattttgttaACAGTATTCTCTAGCGTAAAAGACTGCCGCTATCATTTCTAAAAAGCCATAAATGTCATCAACTTGAGACTATTGTAGTTTAGCTCTGAAATGAAAAAGCACTAATGTTACATACTGCTTGCCATTTATGATTGAAATACTTCATTTTGAACATAGCAAGGACTTTGCATATTgtagcaaatacatttttttcagaaaagatatgGTTTACTTGGTTGTCTAAGTAACTTAATTTTAACTAATATTTAGGTTTAGAAAAATAATTCAGCAATATATATTcagttttgaatgtaaaaaagaaattagCTTAAAAATATGTAAGGTATAGAGAACTACTTGactgaaatgttttgaatgtctgcaaaatcaataaaaaaagtagattttgtttaaaaatacaagatttaattacaatgtaactactgtatatttcattACCAGTGGGATCCTAACATTTCTGCAATGTTTTCTATTTGAACACTAGAAAATGACggcctattgtaatcttttataGCATTCAAGATGGTTTGGATTTGGCACTGTGGCTTCAAGATTTGTATCCTGTCTTGctaatgtttgcatgttctcgccatGTCAATGTTGGTTTTCTTTGAGTACTGCAGTTTCTTCTGACATATCCAGTAGAAATTCAGATTTAGTTAATTGACGACTGTAATTTGTCTGCctggaaaaaaacttttttcctgtCCTGTCCTAGCCTGGGACTTCTTGAGGCTAATGTTGCCAGGTAAGCGCTGGCTTTCTGAACCCTAAAATTAGACTAAGCGGGTTCAGTAACTGGATGGGGAATGTTTaatgagaagaagaaaacaacCCTAATTCTATAGCAAAACTTTCCTCCTAACGCTGTGGGTGTCATTACGGCTGCTGCTATTCGCTGCAAAAAAATCTCTTAATCAGCAGCTACTTCCTGCCAATTATCAAACTTGTGACTTTGGTCTTGAGTGCGTTCTGTGTTAAATTATTGTGCGTTCTTGTGTTGGTTCCTAGTTTGTGGCCTAATGCTGACATGACCAGCTCATGATTTCTGTGATCCTACATTGAACATAACCAGACTGGAAAATATTTGCCGTCAGTGAATGCTTGtaagcacttacagaatataggCTAGTGCTACAGTAAATGAAAACTATGTTTAAGGACCAACACGAACAACCAGTCAAAAGTGAACTAACTTTAACAAATCATAAGAAGGAAATAGGTTTTACCTGTGCATGACATAGTTATTTTGGAACTGTCAACACAAACACAGTGATAGGAAGTTGGGTAAAACATAATTaagtgtttcagcatttaagtttgcATATCTTTGCAAAAGTCATGGATAACttgaagaaaaaacaatatatttctgGACTAACCCTAACCTAGCCCTAGTTTTAACCAGTTATATTTAAGAAGAGAcagaaaactgtcatttttattaaataagcagCAGCTTTACCAGAAGCTATTCTTCTGGGCTCTTAATGGCTACAGACACTCATCCCTCCTCTTTTTAATAGTGTCTTAACTGATGAAACGTAGTAATATCTTCTATAATACTTGTGTATATTCTCTTCGTACTTAAAGGCATCTGTTCCTCAACTACCTTCTGCTAGAAAACAAACATACAAGGAGGAAGTGGTGAAAGTACATTGTGAAATTACAAATCTGATTGTAAATAGTTCCTGTGAAGTGTtacatattttgatattttaaagtgAACCCAGCATGAGTAATATCGATTTGACATATATAATCTCACTTGTGAACAGTAAAATATTGTAGTAAGTGAGTGGTCAAAAAAGTACTGCCAGCTCTGTAAACTAAAAAGATGGAATTTGAAAAAGACATTTCTAAACCACTCATATGACCTCCTGATGCTTCAAAACCTTCATAAACACAAGTCTGTTGACTTGTTATACAAACATTTTCTGCTGTTCAATGTGAACACGCAGCAGGAGCTCATTAGCCTCTACCCATACAAGATTAATATCATCCATCAGTGCTGTAAATTAGCCCCTTGAGATGCCAAAACCATTACATCTTAAATTTGTACAGTgctaatagcaaaaaaaaaaatgacatatctATTAAAGAGAGCTtaaagtttcttcttttttttccaagcaCCACGGATGGAAAATTTATTAACATTCAACCTTTccagcaaaaagagaaaaaaagaagattcaCGCAACCAGGGTTGGAATTTcctattttcacaaaaaaacatcaaaactgaCTCACACTTCAAAATACAGGTATGGTAATTACACTGTAATTACATTGTACTTACAGGCTAATTATATATCATGCATTATTTACATGATATGTAATTAAAAGACACTCTTGTCTCCCAAAAGTGTAACTACATTGTGTAATTGCAAGACGTGTGTCTGTAATCCCTGTAAAATGattctgtaattttatttaagCCCCCACCAAATTTTTCTCTTTTCACTTTCAAACAACACACTCTGACAATGCGGTAAATTTCAATACTGATGAGCGAACTTTTCAAAATGATTAACAGTATGAGTTTATCAGCTGCACTTTAGTATTTATATACCATATTTTCAGTtcaaatatacataaacacattttaCTACAGAATACCAAGTGCAATAGCCCCTTTGCcccatgtttcattttaaaatataaaatatgaatagaACAGACCTGATTTCACAGTTAACAAATGATGTTGTTTGTATTGATCTTTATATATGCACTACTCAGAAAGAGTTCACTTATtacaaataaattgcatttatacTTCGCTCAAGTTCACAGCCCGACTAATCATGAAaactttatttacatattgttCTTTTTAATCCCCCCATGCCCCCCTTCACCATCCTCTCTCCCTCTCCCGTGGACAGTGCTCTCTATTGCGCACAACTCAATTTGGCACTTGGAGAAGGACCAAGAatttcatgttttacaacaacaTCAGATATGATGAATACTTTTTAACTAGAACAGTCCCCATGTGATCTTTATATATGGGGGTTTAGAGTGTGAAATGATTAAAACTACAGTAAGTGCTGTATGTTGCTTCTACTTGTATATCACAGCTGATAGTAGCTGAGTAACTCACACTGCCTCGGCGGATGTTTCCGTGGAGACAGACATGGTTGCTTTGGCTATTTTCACAGTGCTCTTCACACAGTTCTCTGCAGCTTTTTTGGCACTGCCAATGTGGTGTGATTGCTTGTTCTGACAATCAGATTCCACGCTGTTATCAAAGGGCAAGGCAGACTCTTTACAGAAATGGAAAGTGCTACGAAACGCATGCCTCAGATCTTTACTGCGCAAAGCATAAATGATTGGGTTTACTGTAGAGTTCATCAGACAGAGCATGCTGCAAAAGGCAAAGATGGTCTTGACGAGGTCATTCATCTTCCAAAAGAGATCATACAACATTATTGCCAATACAGGTCCCCAGCAGATTATCAGGACCACCAAAATAAGAACTAGAGTTTTTGCTAGCCTAATGTCCATGCGGGTTTGCTCTGGTCTAGTAATTTGCACTTTAGTACCATCAGGGGAGTACACAATCACACTCTTTTGAGTTCCACGGCTTAACATTCTGACGGCATGAGTGTGCGCCCTCCACAGAATGTACACATAAGCATAGATTATGAATAGTAGTAACACGCTGGTGACCCCAATCCAGAATAAAAGGTAATTTTCATCAATCAGAGGGAAAATATCTGAGCAAACAGAGTTGAGTTTTTTGCAGTTCCATCCTAACAGAGGGAGCACTGCTATGATGATTGAAATAGCCCACATCATGCAGAAGGCAATCACAGCCTTTGTTCTAGTAACAATCCGTTTGTAAGCCAGAGGCTTGTGGATAGAGATGTACCTGTCTATGGCAGTAAGGAAGAGACTACCCACAGAGGCGGTGAATGAGGCTGTAACTCCACCCAGCTTAAAGAGAAACACACTGGGACTGTCCTTGCGGTGGAAAACATGGAAGTCAACAAAACTATACACAAATATGACACTGCCCAGCAGGTCTGCCACTGCAAGGCTACCAATGAAATGGTACGAAGGTCTGCTTCTGAGGGTACGTGAGTGAAGGATGACACACAAGATGACAAAATTCTCCAGCACCGTGAAAGTTCCAAGTGTCAAGGCCAGGACAGCAATTGCAAGCTGCTGACTGGGTGTCAGGATCATAAAACACTCCATATCCATGAAGTTCTCTCCAcactgtatgttgccttcctCCTCCATGTAGGCAGGGGTCGATTTGTTTGTGTATAGGTCGGTAATGTTTGTTGGATAGAATGGAATGCCTTTTAAAAGAAGATCATCTTCTGCTGTTGACTTTCCATGGAAGGAACCACTACGGAATGCAGAGAAAGACAGTTTTTGGGATGAATATCCTCCCTTGGTAAAGTCTGTCTCAATGCCTGCTTCATCATAATTTACGTCATTCGAGCCAAGGTACTGTAAACCTGTGGTTATTGTTCGAAACGTCGTATCTGCTATACCATCCAGGACTGACTTCATGACTGCACTGTTCGTTTTCAGAATATGCCACAGCTTTTTTTGGAAAACACACAGAAACCTGGGAATAAAAGAAATAAGATATAtttatccttttcttttttctaaacatGCATAGCATTCGGCTAGGGTACTTTTGAGTTCTGTCCATGTATTTTAAATACTAGCTGAGATACTAGCTGGCTGGGACAGCAGTTTCTAAAAAGGAACAGTTGTGAAAAGTTCTCTGTGTCATTCATTATTACCTTCATTTATgacatacatatttataagaaaataagcaaaaatattgaagttcatttaaataatccagAAATTTAATATGAACTcttatgaaataaaacagaaacataatagTAGAAAATTTCAAGATGCTATGTTAAAGGAAGGATATGATTAAGTGAATATTTAACAGATTTTGGTGGGCTGAATGATACATATTGTGACTCAGAAAAACTGTATATTTTAGCTCCCAGAGTGGTGCTAAATAAATTGTATCACCAGAGCACATTGATTGGTTCTTGCAAATCAGACATATCAAATATTAGGACTAGCACAAGTATGTACAGACATATACAGATACACATGGAAGCCACATGCTGAATTGCAATTGCCCAAAACTCTTTATCAACTAAtctaatacagtaaataaagggACAATGTTCTTCACCTCTCCTTAAAAATACTCCTGAATTGTAGGAGCTGCAATTCTGACAATTATAAACACAGACTAACAACACAGCCCACATTTTCCCACATGACAATATCTTGTGCAGTATTTAAATATTAAGTTCATATACCTTACAGAAAATCTTAAGCAAATGAAATGTACCACTTTCAAATGCCTTTTTCAGAAATTAATTAGAAAGAAtagaatttttgaaaatgtgtgcaaatcaaaaggatttattttagctataaaaatatatacagtatttctataaTTCTGTTATAAATATGGAATTAAACCTTTTGCAGTGATGTTCACCCTCTAGTATATATAGTAAGCAGAATGGGCTGGTGTTCCATCCTAACATTCTCTGCAAGCAAACTAACTGTCTCTAACTACATTCGAGGAAAGTTCctttatattaaacaaaattccacattacaaaaataatcaGTAATTCTCAAGGACTATTAGACTTTCTGAGGTGCTATGATTTTATTTATCTCTCACTCACTAAAGAACTGAATTCTGGTTTATAGGCAACTCTGAGTTGGCTCAATGATAAATAACTGGTCTCCTGCAAAATACTCACTGGTATCGAGAAGAGAGAGACATATGTCCCACTATAGACCTTGACAGATATTAGCAGCTACAGAAGATCAATGGATGGGCATTGTTTTCAAGTTTTATATCATATAGtgtgtattaaaaaaatagatgTTTGCAATTCAGTTTTCCAGAAAGAAAAGCTTtcctataatatattttatagataTCTCTctgcaaagtaaatgtgtttcttcctacattttttgtaatttcttaaaaaatacctACTTTTACATCATCTAAGACAATAGTGATTTAGTTCATTAGATCAGGATTGAAATAGTTAAtcatatttatatactagctGACCCAGTCCACAATAAATTGTGTACCATTGGTCTAGTACTTAAATCTAATTGCAGAAGTATCATCTAATTGAAATCAATTCAACAGAGAGTAACTACAGTCTACAAATAAatagcatttttcattccaacagataacatATACAACTTGCACTATAacctaataaaagaaatattaaacagaaataaaaaatatgatagGAAATAAGAAAAAGGCTGATAGAGGAAGCACTAACGCCATGGAGCCCATTCACACAAATGGATATCACTAATGGTATGAAGGTCGGGTTCTGAAGTTTGGGCTATGGAGGGTATTGTGCCCTTTTTATAGCTGTTAATGGAACTTGTTATTTATTAACATAATTTATTCCAACTCTGATTGAGCTACATTATAAAGGCAGATCACCAGAATATTTAATAGACTTGAAGGAGAGTAATACTCCctaatattattcatttttattttctattatttttttctatttaaaatttcttttgttagGTTTTAGTGTTGGGTGCATATGCCATCTGTATAAATGTGTAGAGAGGCTAGTTGATTTCTGtagagaaaataaatgaatggttgTTAATACATGGTTTAAACatgaaaagagacaaaaaaaacacatgtaaaaagCCAGGAGACCTAGAAAGATATCAGATTGACACAATTTTGATAAGACAGCGTTGCTAAAATAGTATAAAGAATGCTGGTGCTCAACCAGGGGCAGATGCAGACACAGACCATAATCTACTCGCAATAAAACTAAgataaaggcaaaagaaaattaaagtaaataataaacaaggGAGATGAGACCTTGAAAAGCTGAAAGGAGAAACATTGGAGATATTTATATTGGAGGTGGAGCAATACCTAGAAGATATGGGAGACAGCCAAGAGGGGAGTACTGATGAGAAATGGAACCGAACAAAAACAGCAATTATAAGTGGATCAAACAGCATATGTAAAATTAAGTGGAAAAAGATTAAGAAACCATGGATCTCTGAGGATATGATAAAAGTGATAAATGAAAGAACAGCATGGAGAACtgtgattttgcgacttctgtcatcgtgcTATTATAATTTGGTTGCGGCACCAATTTATTCATCtgaatccaagagacaggctgcTGGCAGAGGTGAGGGGGAAGCGGGacttcaggagtagggagccgggcggggccatcctcacttacatgccagcctccatttgagtcacTCTACTTCTCGCCACTTGTTGaggcgtaccttgcctctgcttagccagcaatacctgtttgttcaacagacattatcatctacagattgttaaagagtaacatttaacGTTTTGGAGAGAAGGATCGCAGCTGTGTGTATTTTTaaagggtacctgctcattggtagagatatcacagctacgtgctcttctccccacgtggggggcACTCTCCCATccgagctgaacacaatcagatacagtggcaatgtttgacgttggagcgtacctaccttccgctttgCCATgcaaactttttacatttttggcaaagagatcacaactACATTttcacccctgatagcaaaaccaaaaatattgtatatcaagaggccctcggatacaaaAGCTATTAAtaaaaattcttctcaatacaaattattacattttttaaagatttttaaatgatttttaaagattgtcctgtttcactaatacgcaggcGTAGCTGCGGGGAACAGCTAGTACAAGATATAAAGGTTCTAATTGAATAATGCTTTCTGAAGGACAAGGTCTACAAAAACaggaacaaaataataaatctgagaactgaattaaaaatgtattaaaaagtagTTTGCAAAAAGAATATCATATTTTTGGCGGTGGAATCACGCAGGGAGTGGCTCCTCTTCCCAGCCCACATCAACACTGAAATGGCAAGGCTGAGACATGAGCCTAAGACAGTGGACATTACAAGCAGTATATTCTACAGCTTAGCTAAGCTACTACTTAGCTAAATACAGAACTCTATTTAGACATTGGCTGATCTGGCCACTTAACTGAGACATGGCTTTCAGCAACGCAGCGAGTGTCTCTTCCAGTTTCGCTGTGCATGTGCTGCTGGTTACAATCATAAAATGACCAAGAAACATCTCAGTCCAAGTTGATCTTGCAGTCATATCAGACATATTCTCTGTTATAGAAACAGTAATGTTGGTGAACAGGCATAGCTTGAAATCACTACAGGTACAGGAACTGAAATCAAATATAGTCAAATGCAAATGTGGAACAAAAGCAGTATCACTAACAGACCATAAGATTTAATGGCAACAATGTATTTTTAACCTTTGTAAAGCTATTTAAAGTAATGACAAATGTATGAAGTGAGACTAATAGTAAAATGCAAGTAATCTGATTTGTCTGAgttgaaaacacatttcattgATTAACAGGTCAATGTTGGACACATACATACCAGCTTTGGTTTTCAATTATTCCAAACTTTTTTATTACCCTGATGAAGTACTGAtgaatcatttaaaaacaaagatagcaGGCATGATATGGCGGTCAACCTGATCTGCCTACAGGCATGTGATTAGTGAATGGTACCACACCAACTGCACCAAGGATAACTATTACCATGTTAGGCCATGTATACGAGAACAAAATTACTCATTTAGTTTAGCTTCCTCACTGGTGTCAAGACAATTACTTTAAGGGTGTCAGTTAGGGTTGTACAACTCATAGAAGGGACATCCCAACAGTTAGGGAGGTATTAATACGAGAGATTACTAAGGACCAACATACAACAAAGGCCTTGCTACTGACAACATAGTAAGATCTAGTTAATCTATTACCATATTCTATCCAGGATGCCTACACCACAAGGCTAGTGCTAGTCAACCTTGAATATATGCAGCCATTTTTAATGTTCAAATCTGTAAGTGATGCTGAACCATTTATGGTTGGGATAACATACTTAGCTCAATTAATTATTTGCTAAATCGAGCATATCAAAAACGTTTAGCAAGAAACACAGTTGACTCAGTTGACAGTATTTAGCCATTTGTattcttttccattttaaaaaaatggggCATCAAAATGTCTTTG
The sequence above is drawn from the Erpetoichthys calabaricus chromosome 3, fErpCal1.3, whole genome shotgun sequence genome and encodes:
- the cnr1 gene encoding cannabinoid receptor 1; the encoded protein is MKSVLDGIADTTFRTITTGLQYLGSNDVNYDEAGIETDFTKGGYSSQKLSFSAFRSGSFHGKSTAEDDLLLKGIPFYPTNITDLYTNKSTPAYMEEEGNIQCGENFMDMECFMILTPSQQLAIAVLALTLGTFTVLENFVILCVILHSRTLRSRPSYHFIGSLAVADLLGSVIFVYSFVDFHVFHRKDSPSVFLFKLGGVTASFTASVGSLFLTAIDRYISIHKPLAYKRIVTRTKAVIAFCMMWAISIIIAVLPLLGWNCKKLNSVCSDIFPLIDENYLLFWIGVTSVLLLFIIYAYVYILWRAHTHAVRMLSRGTQKSVIVYSPDGTKVQITRPEQTRMDIRLAKTLVLILVVLIICWGPVLAIMLYDLFWKMNDLVKTIFAFCSMLCLMNSTVNPIIYALRSKDLRHAFRSTFHFCKESALPFDNSVESDCQNKQSHHIGSAKKAAENCVKSTVKIAKATMSVSTETSAEAV